A single window of Oncorhynchus keta strain PuntledgeMale-10-30-2019 chromosome 34, Oket_V2, whole genome shotgun sequence DNA harbors:
- the LOC118366460 gene encoding gamma-crystallin M3-like, producing the protein MMGKITFYEDRNFQGRSYETSQDCADMSSFLSRCHSCRVDSGCFMVYDHNNYMGNQYFMRRGEYPDYQRMGMGMNDCIRSCRMIPMHKGNFRMRIYERENFGGQMHEMTDDCDSIQVRYRMSDCQSCNVMDGHWLMYEQPHYRGRQMYMKPGEYRSFSQMGMGMGGMSGSMRFMSMRRIMDNMSM; encoded by the exons ATGATGGGCAAA ATCACCTTCTACGAGGACAGGAACTTCCAGGGTCGTTCCTATGAGACCAGCCAGGACTGCGCTGACATGTCCTCCTTCCTGAGCAGGTGTCACTCCTGCAGGGTTGACAGCGGTTGCTTCATGGTCTACGATCACAACAACTACATGGGAAACCAGTACTTCATGAGGAGGGGCGAGTACCCTGACTACCAGCGCATGGGAATGGGAATGAATGACTGCATCAGGTCCTGCCGCATGATCCCCATG CACAAAGGAAACTTCAGGATGAGGATCTACGAGAGGGAGAACTTCGGAGGTCAGATGCACGAGATGACGGACGACTGTGACTCCATCCAGGTCCGTTACCGTATGTCCGACTGCCAGTCCTGCAACGTCATGGACGGCCACTGGCTGATGTACGAGCAGCCCCACTACAGAGGCAGGCAGATGTACATGAAGCCTGGAGAGTACAGGAGCTTCAGTCAGATGGGTATGGGAATGGGAGGCATGAGCGGCAGCATGAGGTTCATGAGCATGAGGCGTATCATGGATAACATGTCCATGTAA